The Hyphomonas sediminis genome contains a region encoding:
- a CDS encoding ABC transporter permease, translating to MDTIPGSAQSRLRQYGAFNSLGLWTLYKREVGRFLKVWMQTVFAPVVTTLLFMTVFKLAFGDRGRLTGDFEGLNYNDFLAPGLIMMAILQNAFANTSSSLLQAKFNSTHVDFLMPPLSPLELTIAFLGGAVTRGLVVAGISAIAIQLSGLANLSVAHVWPILWFTLTSAIILGALGAFGGIWAEKFDHLAAVTNFVIVPLTFLSGTFYDVKVMVEPFQTLAHLNPIFYMIDGYRYGHLGVANGSILIGVIYTGLLSLGSMIWVWALFRRGYKLKT from the coding sequence ATGGATACGATTCCCGGCAGCGCGCAATCTCGACTTCGCCAATATGGCGCCTTCAACAGCCTTGGCTTGTGGACACTCTACAAAAGGGAGGTCGGCCGCTTCCTGAAGGTGTGGATGCAGACGGTTTTTGCACCGGTGGTGACGACCTTGTTGTTCATGACCGTGTTCAAGCTGGCCTTCGGGGACCGGGGCCGGCTGACGGGCGATTTCGAAGGGCTGAACTATAATGATTTCCTCGCCCCCGGCCTGATCATGATGGCGATCCTGCAGAACGCCTTTGCCAATACGAGCTCCAGCCTGCTGCAGGCGAAGTTCAATTCCACCCATGTCGACTTCCTGATGCCGCCGCTCTCGCCGCTGGAGCTGACGATTGCCTTCCTGGGCGGGGCGGTAACGCGCGGGCTGGTAGTGGCCGGAATTTCGGCGATTGCCATTCAGCTTTCGGGGCTGGCGAACCTCTCTGTGGCGCATGTCTGGCCGATCCTGTGGTTTACCCTGACTTCGGCCATTATCCTTGGGGCGCTGGGCGCTTTTGGTGGCATCTGGGCGGAGAAGTTCGACCATCTGGCGGCGGTGACCAACTTCGTGATCGTGCCGCTGACATTCCTGTCGGGCACCTTCTACGATGTGAAGGTTATGGTGGAGCCGTTCCAGACGCTCGCCCACCTCAACCCCATCTTCTACATGATCGATGGATACCGCTACGGGCATCTGGGTGTCGCAAATGGATCCATCCTGATCGGTGTGATTTATACAGGTTTGCTGTCGCTCGGCTCGATGATCTGGGTGTGGGCGCTGTTCCGCAGGGGCTACAAGCTGAAGACCTGA